In the Paenibacillus pabuli genome, one interval contains:
- the rsgA gene encoding ribosome small subunit-dependent GTPase A: MNNHIENYGWSAKWQETWQQSGIEMQMRAPARVIADHGQLQRLVTAEGECWGRISGRMRHDNLETGTLPAVGDWVAITGEPGEEATIHGILPRQSRVSRQAAGAITKEQLIAANVDTLLIVAALNHDFNLRRLERYIMMAWNGGVRPVIILSKSDLCTDVEEKTAMVEGIAPGIEVLALSAAQDQGKASLESYLQPGTTVALTGSSGSGKSTLVNWMMGQNVQLTQSVREDDSRGRHTTTHREMFVLPQGAVLIDTPGMRELNLWDEGNDGLSQAFGEIEQLAAACRFVDCSHTREAGCAVTEAIQNGSLDEKRLNNYLKMQKELQYQQRKEAVASKRRTATSKPASSRKPKHARRVSDWEEA, from the coding sequence TTGAACAATCACATCGAAAATTACGGATGGTCCGCGAAATGGCAGGAAACGTGGCAGCAATCAGGAATCGAAATGCAAATGAGAGCACCAGCCCGAGTTATTGCTGACCACGGTCAATTGCAGCGTCTCGTCACAGCCGAAGGAGAATGCTGGGGAAGGATATCGGGACGAATGCGTCATGACAACCTGGAGACGGGGACGCTTCCAGCAGTGGGGGATTGGGTAGCAATAACGGGGGAGCCTGGTGAAGAGGCTACGATTCACGGTATTCTCCCACGCCAGAGCCGGGTATCCAGGCAGGCTGCCGGGGCCATAACGAAAGAGCAGCTGATTGCTGCAAATGTCGATACCTTGCTGATCGTCGCTGCGCTTAATCATGATTTTAATCTTAGACGGTTGGAAAGGTATATTATGATGGCCTGGAATGGAGGGGTTAGACCGGTCATTATTTTAAGCAAAAGCGATCTATGCACTGATGTAGAGGAGAAAACGGCGATGGTCGAGGGGATTGCCCCTGGCATTGAAGTGCTTGCGCTGTCGGCTGCTCAGGACCAGGGAAAAGCTTCACTAGAATCCTATCTGCAGCCAGGGACCACTGTAGCCTTGACCGGTTCTTCAGGTAGTGGCAAGTCCACCCTTGTAAACTGGATGATGGGGCAGAATGTGCAGCTTACACAATCCGTCCGGGAGGATGACAGCCGGGGAAGACATACGACAACCCATCGAGAGATGTTCGTTTTGCCCCAAGGTGCTGTGCTCATCGATACACCTGGCATGCGTGAGCTGAACCTGTGGGACGAAGGCAATGATGGACTGTCCCAGGCGTTTGGTGAAATTGAACAACTTGCTGCAGCATGCAGATTCGTCGATTGCAGTCATACACGGGAAGCGGGATGCGCTGTTACAGAAGCCATTCAGAATGGGTCCCTGGACGAAAAAAGGCTAAACAATTATCTGAAGATGCAGAAGGAATTACAATATCAGCAGCGGAAGGAAGCAGTTGCTTCCAAGCGGCGAACAGCTACAAGCAAACCAGCGAGTTCACGTAAACCCAAACATGCCCGGAGAGTAAGTGATTGGGAAGAGGCTTAA
- a CDS encoding metalloregulator ArsR/SmtB family transcription factor, whose translation MQLEKIVAYHKALADPTRLRMLLLLSQGELHGQALAEKLNLSQPTVTHHASKLREAALIKERREKNTVFFSLNPSFIREHAQASVDFIFKREEVADMSDVNETLKASVMRNFFSKDGRLRQIPAQYKKKLIVLGHLVEQLEFGRKYTEKEINEFIRTYHEDFATIRREFIMHQFMYREDGIYELNPKEMWTRWDQVK comes from the coding sequence ATGCAACTGGAGAAAATTGTGGCATACCACAAAGCGCTGGCTGATCCTACCCGGCTTCGTATGCTGTTATTGCTGTCTCAGGGTGAACTTCATGGACAGGCCCTTGCCGAGAAGCTAAATCTGTCACAGCCCACAGTTACTCATCACGCATCCAAGTTGAGAGAAGCGGCATTGATCAAGGAACGGAGAGAAAAAAATACGGTGTTTTTCTCTCTCAATCCATCCTTTATACGTGAGCATGCTCAGGCTTCCGTTGATTTTATTTTCAAAAGAGAGGAGGTAGCTGATATGAGTGATGTAAACGAAACGCTCAAAGCATCTGTCATGCGAAATTTCTTTTCCAAAGATGGACGCTTGCGTCAAATTCCTGCCCAGTACAAGAAGAAGCTCATCGTGCTTGGCCATTTAGTTGAACAGCTTGAATTCGGACGCAAGTATACGGAGAAAGAGATCAATGAATTTATACGTACGTACCATGAGGACTTTGCCACAATTCGCCGGGAATTCATTATGCATCAGTTTATGTACCGGGAAGATGGGATCTACGAACTTAATCCGAAGGAAATGTGGACCCGCTGGGATCAGGTAAAATAA
- a CDS encoding YpdA family putative bacillithiol disulfide reductase, giving the protein MEDVIIIGGGPCGLSAAIECERLGLSAVIVEKYNIVQSIYLYPTHMQFFSTAELLEIGNVPFSTPNDKPFRYEALAYYRKVAEHFGLRVHNYEEAREIKRRDDETFEVHTVNRRGETIVHQGRNVVVATGYFDHPNYLGIPGEDKDKVTHYFREAHPYTRTRVAIIGGSNSAVDAAMELVRVGAHIDMVYRGTGLSEHIKPWVRPLFESLVQKGRITLHLGARVNEILDDSVRLLHADGSTSELENDFVLALTGFRPDRKLLASVGVEMSDDLDKPVYNVQTMESSVPGVYVGGVIASGRNANEVFIESGRWHGKYIAEHIVSRQRGQAEGN; this is encoded by the coding sequence ATGGAAGATGTAATTATCATTGGCGGAGGACCTTGTGGTCTATCTGCTGCCATCGAATGTGAACGGCTGGGTCTGTCAGCTGTCATTGTAGAGAAGTATAATATTGTACAATCCATCTATCTGTATCCAACCCATATGCAGTTTTTTAGTACAGCGGAACTGCTCGAAATCGGAAATGTCCCGTTTAGTACGCCAAACGACAAGCCTTTTCGCTACGAGGCACTCGCCTATTATCGCAAAGTAGCCGAACACTTCGGCCTGCGTGTTCATAATTATGAGGAAGCCCGCGAAATCAAACGCAGAGACGATGAAACCTTTGAAGTACATACGGTCAATCGCCGCGGGGAAACCATTGTTCATCAGGGACGTAACGTCGTTGTAGCTACAGGTTACTTCGATCACCCGAACTACCTCGGTATTCCTGGAGAAGACAAAGATAAAGTTACGCACTATTTCCGAGAAGCGCATCCCTACACCCGAACACGTGTTGCAATCATCGGTGGCAGCAATTCCGCCGTGGATGCAGCGATGGAACTTGTCCGTGTAGGAGCCCACATTGACATGGTATATCGGGGTACGGGTCTGTCGGAGCATATTAAGCCATGGGTACGCCCACTATTTGAAAGCTTGGTGCAGAAAGGCCGCATTACGCTGCACCTCGGTGCACGTGTGAATGAAATTTTGGACGATTCCGTTCGCCTGCTTCATGCAGACGGATCCACAAGCGAGCTTGAAAACGATTTTGTTCTGGCTTTGACGGGTTTCCGTCCAGACCGCAAACTGCTTGCTTCCGTCGGTGTTGAAATGTCAGATGATCTGGACAAACCCGTTTACAATGTGCAAACGATGGAAAGCAGTGTTCCCGGAGTTTACGTCGGTGGAGTTATCGCTTCAGGACGCAATGCCAACGAAGTATTCATTGAGTCTGGACGCTGGCATGGAAAATATATTGCAGAGCATATCGTAAGCCGGCAACGCGGGCAGGCTGAAGGGAATTGA
- a CDS encoding DUF441 domain-containing protein has product MDMTSLLLLVFAALGIISSNTPVTVAMVFLLLLRVLNVNQAFPWLEKYGLTLGIIILTIGVMAPLASGKMSLQTIGESFLHWKSLLAIGVGLLVAYLGGRGATLMSTQPTVVAGLLIGTVLGVALFKGVPVGPLIAAGILSLLLGKS; this is encoded by the coding sequence ATGGATATGACCTCTTTGCTGCTGCTCGTGTTTGCAGCACTTGGTATTATTAGCAGCAATACACCTGTGACCGTAGCCATGGTATTTCTACTCCTGTTACGGGTATTGAATGTGAACCAGGCTTTTCCCTGGCTTGAAAAGTACGGGCTTACGCTGGGCATTATCATTTTGACAATCGGGGTCATGGCGCCACTTGCCAGCGGTAAGATGAGTCTGCAGACGATCGGGGAGTCTTTCCTTCACTGGAAGTCGCTGCTCGCCATAGGTGTGGGCTTACTGGTGGCTTATCTCGGTGGACGGGGCGCTACACTCATGAGCACTCAACCAACTGTTGTTGCAGGACTACTTATTGGAACCGTACTTGGCGTTGCCCTGTTCAAAGGTGTCCCTGTAGGACCACTGATTGCGGCAGGAATTCTGTCCCTGCTGCTCGGCAAATCCTGA
- a CDS encoding ADP-heptose synthase → MSRQFITEAVMVAIYGQLLAPPAPVEYIVPYTTVLELYEFQVSPDPLMDNPADDQHVKSKINEIISYFEEPLNKKKIERALSVPWAKSPSILFGDQVSIAIINAVDTAQYGEYFDPIETELLLTSQRLSIPILTDQVELIARIIESSAPVQVFDIDDFDFAMDEEPLDQV, encoded by the coding sequence ATGTCACGTCAGTTTATTACAGAAGCCGTGATGGTGGCAATTTACGGTCAATTGCTCGCGCCGCCCGCGCCTGTTGAATATATTGTTCCTTATACCACCGTCTTGGAGTTATATGAATTTCAAGTCAGTCCGGATCCTTTGATGGATAACCCGGCTGATGATCAGCATGTAAAATCGAAGATTAACGAGATCATCTCTTATTTTGAAGAACCACTGAATAAGAAGAAGATCGAACGGGCCCTGTCCGTTCCTTGGGCCAAAAGCCCGTCCATCCTGTTTGGTGATCAGGTGTCCATCGCCATTATCAATGCAGTGGATACGGCTCAGTATGGTGAGTATTTCGATCCTATTGAGACAGAGCTGCTGCTCACTTCACAGCGTCTGAGTATCCCGATTCTCACAGATCAGGTTGAGCTGATCGCACGAATTATAGAATCATCGGCCCCTGTGCAAGTATTTGATATTGATGACTTTGATTTTGCGATGGACGAAGAACCGCTCGATCAGGTCTAG
- a CDS encoding NUDIX domain-containing protein, with the protein MNPPARDLAQYIANRSHIVVKAAVWAENERGELLLIQHAEQGHWRIPVGQMRPGEAIEDTAHRELWEETGWTASSMTLETLHSGPDLRQLHSSGDEDYFVIALFRARIIQDRLVESRVNSEAGLKFFDPESLPVLNGLSRMLLERTMVD; encoded by the coding sequence TTGAATCCGCCAGCCCGAGATCTGGCCCAGTATATTGCAAACCGTTCTCATATTGTGGTGAAGGCTGCAGTCTGGGCCGAGAACGAACGAGGTGAATTGTTGTTGATCCAGCACGCCGAGCAAGGTCATTGGCGTATCCCCGTTGGACAGATGCGTCCTGGCGAAGCCATTGAAGATACAGCGCATCGGGAATTGTGGGAGGAGACGGGATGGACAGCAAGCAGCATGACACTTGAAACACTGCATTCGGGTCCTGACCTGAGACAGCTGCATTCCAGCGGGGATGAGGATTATTTTGTGATCGCCCTGTTCCGAGCACGAATCATTCAGGATCGTTTGGTGGAATCCCGAGTCAACAGCGAGGCAGGATTGAAGTTTTTCGACCCGGAATCGCTTCCGGTGCTGAATGGCCTAAGTCGTATGTTGCTTGAACGTACAATGGTGGATTAA
- a CDS encoding HesB/YadR/YfhF family protein: protein MSTIHVSDRAARWYKEELNLNEGDSIRFFARYSSGGGLHPGFSLGIAVEEPRHPADQTEVSGIHFFMEDHDYWYLKGHKLHVDVVEEGQDIEYRYTEV from the coding sequence ATGAGTACCATACATGTATCTGACCGCGCTGCCCGCTGGTATAAGGAAGAACTGAACTTGAACGAAGGAGACAGCATCCGATTCTTCGCTCGTTATAGCTCCGGCGGAGGTCTCCATCCTGGGTTTTCACTGGGAATCGCTGTGGAGGAACCACGCCATCCGGCTGACCAAACAGAAGTATCAGGTATTCACTTTTTTATGGAAGATCACGATTATTGGTATTTGAAAGGCCACAAGCTGCATGTCGATGTGGTGGAAGAAGGACAAGATATTGAATATCGTTACACAGAGGTCTAA
- a CDS encoding ABC transporter ATP-binding protein produces MFSVLKNLAWFFRLERKRYLIGVILLILVGVAELLPPRLLGNAIDEIVRGSITGASLTRYILLILGTVVIIYLTTYIWMHKLFGGANLVERLLRSRFMDHLLRMTPPFFEKNRTGDLMARATNDLRSIATTAGFGMLTLTDSTAFLATVLFAMGFLVSWKLTLAAILPLPFIAIAMMIYGKAVHQRYTLAQDAFGDMNDQVLESIAGIRVVRAYVQERLDQKRFADVTEDVYRKNLAVAKMDALFEPTIRLCVGLSYVIALAYGIYLVFHNEITLGDLVSFNMYLGMMIWPMFAIGELINLMQRGSASLDRVNETLSVEPAVQDVDQPAHITNPEEIAMQDVTFRYPSSTVDNLSHVSFSLRRGQTLGVVGRTGSGKSTLLKQLLHEYPAGSGTLSISGHPIQEIAKDDLHSWIGYVPQEQVLFSKSVRQNIQFGRPGASDEVIMEAIRTAAFDGDLGTLSDGLDTLVGEKGIALSGGQKQRVSLARAFIAEPDILILDDALSAVDARTEAKIIENIRNKRSGKTTLISTHRLSAIEHADRIIVLEHGKITEEGTHQELLAMNGWYREQYERQQVESNLST; encoded by the coding sequence TTGTTCTCTGTACTCAAAAACCTGGCCTGGTTCTTCCGGCTGGAACGCAAACGATACCTGATTGGTGTCATTTTGCTCATTCTCGTGGGCGTAGCCGAACTGCTCCCCCCTCGTCTGCTCGGCAATGCCATTGACGAGATTGTGCGCGGTTCTATTACTGGCGCCTCACTCACACGTTACATTTTACTTATCCTAGGAACAGTCGTTATTATCTATCTGACCACGTACATATGGATGCACAAACTGTTTGGTGGCGCGAATCTGGTTGAACGCTTGCTACGATCACGTTTCATGGATCACCTGCTGCGGATGACCCCGCCTTTCTTTGAGAAGAACAGAACGGGAGATCTGATGGCTCGTGCTACCAACGACCTTCGTTCCATTGCCACAACAGCAGGCTTCGGCATGCTGACACTAACGGACTCAACTGCCTTTCTGGCAACCGTATTGTTCGCTATGGGTTTTCTGGTGAGCTGGAAGCTGACCCTTGCTGCAATTCTGCCGCTTCCGTTTATCGCCATTGCCATGATGATCTACGGTAAAGCCGTTCATCAGCGTTACACGTTGGCACAAGACGCATTTGGGGACATGAATGATCAGGTTCTGGAATCCATCGCAGGTATTCGTGTGGTACGCGCTTATGTTCAGGAACGTCTGGACCAGAAGCGGTTCGCTGATGTCACTGAAGACGTTTATCGCAAAAACCTGGCCGTCGCCAAGATGGATGCTCTCTTTGAACCTACGATTCGGCTGTGTGTCGGTCTCAGTTACGTTATCGCGCTGGCCTACGGGATTTATCTCGTGTTTCACAATGAAATTACCCTCGGAGATCTCGTATCGTTCAACATGTACCTGGGGATGATGATCTGGCCTATGTTCGCCATTGGCGAACTGATTAACCTGATGCAGCGTGGCAGCGCCTCTCTGGACCGGGTTAACGAAACCTTATCTGTAGAACCTGCTGTTCAGGACGTCGATCAACCTGCACATATTACGAATCCTGAAGAAATTGCGATGCAGGATGTGACGTTCCGTTATCCAAGTTCTACAGTCGATAATCTTAGTCATGTCAGCTTCTCGCTTCGCCGTGGTCAGACACTCGGTGTTGTGGGACGTACAGGAAGCGGTAAGTCCACCCTGCTCAAACAGCTGCTTCATGAATACCCTGCCGGTTCCGGTACATTAAGCATATCCGGTCATCCGATCCAGGAGATCGCCAAGGATGACTTACACAGCTGGATAGGTTATGTTCCGCAGGAGCAGGTGCTGTTCTCCAAGTCGGTTCGTCAAAACATTCAATTCGGCAGGCCCGGTGCGAGTGATGAAGTCATTATGGAAGCCATCCGTACTGCAGCCTTTGATGGGGATTTGGGCACATTATCCGATGGACTGGATACCCTTGTTGGTGAAAAAGGAATTGCCCTGTCCGGCGGACAAAAACAGCGGGTATCTCTCGCACGTGCCTTTATTGCCGAACCCGATATTCTAATCCTGGATGATGCCTTATCCGCAGTCGATGCCAGAACGGAAGCCAAAATCATTGAAAATATACGCAACAAACGCTCGGGCAAAACAACGCTGATCTCAACACACCGCCTGTCCGCCATTGAACACGCAGACCGGATCATCGTACTGGAGCACGGGAAAATTACGGAAGAAGGAACCCACCAGGAACTGCTTGCCATGAACGGCTGGTACCGTGAACAATATGAACGGCAACAGGTGGAATCCAATCTGTCCACGTAG
- a CDS encoding ABC transporter ATP-binding protein, with product MKSNTGKRLLQYALKAKGTFIAALIMLTIGVAAELAGPFIAKSMIDNHLLAIEQPFYESEASSEAAVYNGKNYKREGRFEASEVKGAEVRVLQAGKSFYFVNEPVSAPDGDRSYENGTLTVTRAGEVTGQYAAEPLSAGELFAFYKPEMPSIYQLIVYYMIFLVISVIMEFGKTYWLQSSANKVIQRLRNDVYAHIQRLPVHFFDNLPAGKVVSRVTNDTEAVKDLFVAVLSNFFSGIITITGVYVALFLLDFRLGLISLFVVPMLILWIVLYRKFATRYNTIIRSRLSEINAIINESIQGMSIIRVFRHQKQTKQEFEDLNDDYMKHQNKMLNLNAFTSHNLVNVLRNIAFAVVLWYFGSGVLDGTSIISLGVLYAFVDVLGRLFQPITGMVNQLANLDSSLVSAGRVFELMDEQGEPVTDGSMPRYKGNVVFDDVSFAYKKDYVLNNISFKASQGQTVALVGHTGSGKSSIINLLFRFYDPQKGKITIDGQDVKELPKQWIRQHMGIVLQDPYLFTGTIASNVSLEDERITRAQIEQALRDVGAERILAHLPQGFDEPVIEKGSTLSAGQRQLISFARALAFDPAILILDEATANIDTETEALIQNALEVLKKGRTTFIIAHRLSTIRSADQILVLHRGRIVEQGAHDELMELQGRYYQMYQLQQGAQAIGGANANSGSDKAIRTSASLAGGNM from the coding sequence TTGAAGTCGAATACAGGCAAAAGGCTGCTTCAATATGCCCTGAAAGCCAAAGGTACGTTTATTGCAGCTTTAATCATGCTAACGATCGGTGTGGCGGCTGAGCTCGCCGGTCCGTTCATCGCCAAATCGATGATTGACAATCATCTGCTCGCCATTGAGCAGCCGTTCTATGAATCGGAGGCTTCATCCGAAGCCGCGGTCTACAATGGCAAGAATTACAAACGCGAAGGAAGATTCGAAGCCAGTGAAGTGAAGGGTGCCGAAGTCAGAGTACTGCAAGCCGGCAAAAGCTTTTATTTTGTCAATGAACCGGTAAGTGCACCCGATGGGGATCGTTCATATGAAAATGGTACCCTAACGGTTACGCGTGCTGGTGAAGTGACCGGCCAGTATGCGGCAGAGCCGCTTTCCGCTGGTGAACTCTTTGCTTTTTACAAACCTGAGATGCCAAGCATCTATCAATTAATTGTATATTACATGATCTTTCTTGTAATTTCGGTCATTATGGAGTTTGGTAAAACCTACTGGCTGCAGTCCTCTGCGAACAAAGTGATTCAAAGGCTTCGTAATGATGTCTATGCCCATATTCAAAGACTGCCCGTGCACTTTTTTGATAATCTTCCTGCAGGTAAAGTCGTTTCACGGGTCACAAACGATACAGAAGCCGTTAAGGATCTGTTCGTTGCCGTACTGTCGAACTTTTTCTCAGGAATCATTACGATTACGGGTGTATATGTCGCCCTCTTCCTGCTGGATTTCCGCCTCGGACTGATCTCATTGTTCGTTGTACCGATGCTGATTCTGTGGATTGTGCTCTACCGCAAATTCGCTACCCGTTACAATACGATTATTCGTTCACGGCTGAGTGAGATCAATGCGATTATCAATGAGTCCATTCAAGGGATGTCCATTATTCGCGTATTCCGTCACCAGAAGCAGACCAAACAGGAATTCGAAGATCTGAATGACGATTATATGAAACACCAGAACAAAATGCTGAACTTAAACGCCTTCACTTCTCACAACCTGGTAAATGTATTGCGGAATATCGCGTTTGCCGTTGTCCTGTGGTACTTCGGCTCCGGGGTACTGGATGGAACCAGTATCATCTCCTTGGGTGTTCTATATGCATTCGTCGATGTTCTGGGCCGTTTGTTCCAGCCGATCACCGGCATGGTCAACCAACTGGCGAACCTGGATTCCTCCCTCGTATCGGCTGGACGTGTCTTTGAGCTAATGGACGAACAGGGAGAACCGGTAACCGATGGCTCCATGCCAAGGTACAAGGGAAATGTTGTATTTGACGATGTATCCTTCGCTTATAAAAAGGACTACGTACTGAACAATATCTCGTTTAAAGCATCGCAAGGCCAAACTGTTGCCTTGGTCGGTCATACCGGTTCGGGTAAAAGCTCAATTATCAACCTGTTGTTCAGGTTCTATGATCCGCAAAAAGGCAAGATTACTATTGACGGTCAGGACGTCAAGGAATTGCCGAAACAGTGGATTCGGCAGCATATGGGCATCGTGCTCCAGGATCCCTATCTCTTCACCGGCACCATTGCTTCCAATGTAAGTCTTGAAGATGAACGCATCACTCGTGCCCAGATCGAACAGGCGCTGCGTGACGTGGGAGCAGAGCGGATTCTGGCACATCTGCCCCAGGGATTCGATGAACCCGTCATTGAAAAAGGAAGTACGTTATCTGCCGGTCAACGTCAATTGATCTCCTTTGCACGAGCACTTGCCTTCGATCCGGCTATTCTTATTCTCGACGAAGCAACAGCCAATATCGATACGGAAACGGAAGCTTTGATTCAAAATGCGCTGGAAGTCCTTAAAAAAGGACGGACCACATTCATCATCGCTCACCGCCTCTCCACGATCCGTTCGGCTGACCAGATTCTGGTCCTGCACCGCGGTCGTATTGTGGAACAGGGCGCGCACGATGAACTGATGGAACTCCAAGGACGATATTATCAAATGTATCAGCTTCAGCAAGGGGCACAAGCGATTGGCGGAGCAAACGCGAACAGCGGCTCTGACAAGGCCATCCGAACGTCCGCTTCCTTAGCTGGAGGTAATATGTAA
- a CDS encoding TetR/AcrR family transcriptional regulator → MARNKHPEQTVQHILTVAAQLFTEKGYEKTSIQDILDALGMSKGAIYHHFKSKDEILNAVMEQQFAYSARMLDQLVVDTTAATAREKLVHILEHVLSDPQAHSLDRVLQTQIKNPVFIVRGIQQAVQLDAPVIADILREGIEDGSISTSDPEATAEVFMMLVNIWINPAIFGRTIADTKQRLIFLQSLMRTLGADIVNNELIERILIHHKEIGAFVTDENDGGSKNEGAYD, encoded by the coding sequence ATGGCTAGGAACAAACACCCTGAACAAACGGTTCAGCACATTCTAACCGTAGCAGCACAGCTATTCACTGAGAAAGGATATGAGAAGACAAGTATCCAGGATATCCTTGATGCTCTTGGCATGTCCAAAGGCGCAATATATCACCACTTTAAATCCAAGGATGAAATCCTGAATGCAGTCATGGAACAGCAATTTGCCTACTCAGCCCGCATGCTGGATCAATTGGTGGTTGATACCACTGCAGCTACAGCACGAGAAAAATTAGTTCATATTCTGGAGCATGTTCTCTCTGACCCACAGGCTCACTCCCTGGATCGGGTTCTTCAGACTCAGATCAAAAATCCTGTCTTTATTGTCAGAGGCATCCAACAGGCTGTACAACTCGACGCACCCGTTATTGCGGATATCCTGAGAGAGGGTATTGAGGATGGATCGATTAGTACATCTGATCCCGAGGCAACGGCTGAAGTATTTATGATGCTGGTTAACATCTGGATCAATCCTGCAATCTTTGGCCGCACAATCGCAGATACGAAGCAGCGCCTTATCTTTTTGCAGTCGCTGATGAGAACGCTTGGGGCTGATATCGTGAACAATGAGTTGATCGAACGAATTCTGATTCACCATAAGGAGATTGGTGCATTTGTAACTGATGAGAATGACGGTGGTTCAAAAAATGAGGGGGCTTACGATTGA
- a CDS encoding DUF4097 family beta strand repeat-containing protein has translation MKRDGLIICKEMKLEKPIHLLSLNWMHGDVHIATGVDEFVRVIQRASGRFPLSRCYEATVNNHTLHIIDGYKQAFPLGLNFRRTSLSILLPPHTLERMTLKTVGTRVTIPNIASQHLDCRCTSSKLNLSGHTKHMNLRAIGSRVEGINLHSNQLNLQATSSPIHLRGQFTHIHSRSTGRSLTIQSSSMLHSLDHVSTSSHIDVQIPDNDDGFYLHFRQTGGRFKSDFELQNHGDQRIYGLGTYPFQVNVRGGSFRVGKSSPHIS, from the coding sequence TTGAAGCGTGATGGACTTATTATTTGTAAAGAAATGAAGTTGGAGAAACCTATTCATCTCCTCTCTCTGAATTGGATGCATGGGGATGTGCATATTGCCACTGGTGTGGATGAATTCGTTCGCGTTATTCAACGAGCGAGTGGCCGCTTTCCATTGTCCCGGTGTTATGAGGCTACGGTTAACAACCATACACTTCACATTATTGATGGATACAAGCAGGCTTTCCCGCTCGGCCTAAACTTTCGTCGTACATCACTGAGCATCCTGCTCCCTCCCCATACATTGGAACGAATGACCCTGAAAACCGTTGGGACACGAGTCACAATCCCCAACATCGCCTCACAACATTTGGATTGTCGCTGTACATCAAGCAAGCTGAACTTATCGGGTCATACAAAACACATGAATCTGCGTGCAATCGGCAGTCGGGTAGAAGGTATCAATCTGCATTCCAATCAGCTCAACCTTCAAGCCACCTCTTCTCCCATTCATCTACGTGGACAATTCACTCACATTCATTCCCGATCAACTGGCAGATCGCTTACGATCCAGTCTTCCTCCATGCTTCATTCATTGGACCATGTCTCTACCAGCAGCCATATAGACGTTCAAATTCCTGATAATGACGACGGATTCTACCTACACTTTAGGCAAACTGGAGGTCGCTTCAAAAGCGACTTTGAACTACAGAATCATGGCGATCAACGTATTTATGGTCTCGGCACTTATCCATTTCAAGTGAACGTTAGAGGCGGGTCATTTCGCGTTGGAAAATCTTCACCACATATATCATAA
- a CDS encoding YdcF family protein: MIDGKVEERKRKRRGKWSWLVVSITSLMLTGILWAIVTAWLITAYTAEQSTRQSDAAIILGAAVDGDHPSPVFRERIEHAILMYRQGTISNLIFTGGSGRAGERSEAEVGRDYAVAHGVDPADILIETQSRITEENMVNSISIGNKAGYQNYTIISDPLHMKRAMKLASELGMDAVPSPTQTTAYQTWRSQIPFLARETVLYMGYTVKGWIDNLQ, from the coding sequence GTGATTGACGGCAAGGTAGAGGAACGAAAACGGAAAAGAAGAGGGAAGTGGAGCTGGCTGGTCGTTTCCATTACATCTCTGATGCTCACAGGGATTCTCTGGGCCATAGTTACGGCCTGGTTGATCACGGCATACACGGCTGAGCAATCGACCAGACAAAGTGATGCCGCCATCATCCTTGGTGCTGCTGTGGACGGGGATCATCCCTCACCCGTATTTCGAGAGCGGATCGAACATGCTATTTTAATGTATCGTCAGGGGACGATATCTAACCTCATCTTTACCGGCGGTTCGGGTCGTGCAGGCGAGCGTTCTGAAGCGGAAGTGGGCAGAGATTATGCAGTTGCACACGGCGTAGATCCAGCAGATATTCTGATCGAAACACAATCAAGAATTACAGAGGAGAATATGGTTAACTCCATCTCGATCGGGAATAAGGCAGGGTACCAGAATTATACGATCATAAGTGACCCGCTGCATATGAAGCGGGCCATGAAGCTGGCAAGTGAACTCGGCATGGATGCCGTTCCGTCTCCAACACAAACGACAGCCTATCAGACCTGGCGCAGCCAAATTCCATTTTTGGCGCGAGAGACTGTGTTATATATGGGATATACGGTAAAAGGATGGATAGACAATCTGCAGTAG